The nucleotide window TTCATCCAGTGCACCCTGCACACTGTACGCGGAGAGCTTGGCTTCCATGTCGGAGCGTGCACAGTACAGGATGGTGGGGACAGCAGCGGCCATGAGTTCCTTTCACAACAAGAGCCGGAGCCATCACTGGTTCCGGCTCTCTCGTCATTGCCCATGAGCTGGGCAGCTTTTAGTAGACGACTGTGCCCCAGGCTGATGCGTTGGGCACCAGGTTCATCGGGATACAGTTCATGAGGTAGTAGAGCTTCACGCCGGATGGGTCGCTCTTGTGTTCCCACCAGGTGCTGAAGGCATCCTTGAACATCGGGGGCTGGCCAGGCTGCTCAGCGATCTGCTCGCTGTAGTAGCCCAGTTTGAACACGTCGTTGGTATCGGTGCAGAAGAATGCGTTGGCGTCCGGAATCTTCTGAACGGCGGTACCAGCCACGGTGATCCATTCGTCGTTGATGATGAACTCAACGCCAGGCAGAGTTTTCAAGGTGGCCTTGGCGGTAGCTCGGCGGATGCCATCGGCCATCTTTTCTTCGTTGACCTCGTACGAGTTGTACGGGCTGGTGGCGGTACCAGCAGCGGTTCGCACTTCGGTGTTGTTGATGATGTTCATCCAGCCTTTGCTGTTGACCATCACCTTGCGAAGTGGTCGCCCACACAGTTTGACGAAGGCCGCACTGATGGCATGTAGATCAGCCAGGATTGGGGCCGCCAGATTGTCCCAACTGGTGGCTACGATGTCGCCGCTACCGAGCATGTCCAGCTTGAGCTTGTTACCGGCTGGCATCTGGAAATTGATGCGGATGGGGTTCGTGCCAGCGGTGAAGCTCAGCTTGTAGGCATCCGGAGCCCCGGTGGGTTCCAGGTACAGGCTGTCACGCATCATGCCCAGAGTCATGATTTCCAGGCTATTGAGCGTTCGTAAGCCCAGGGTGTTTGCCTGGTTGCTCACGTAAGTGGCTCCGCCTTTGTCGAGAACATTGGCGGCCTGGCCGATGGAACGCCGCTGGTTCATTTCGTCGTACTTGAACAGCATGGCGGGATGGAAGCGGGCAACGCGGTAAGCCACCTGGCCGACAACTTGCGGTGCCACCAGTTCAGCGGGTGCACCTGGTCCCACCACATTCACGCCGTCCTGGGGACGGTCGAAGATGTCATAGAGGCCAGCTCGCGCCGGCAGCTCCACGCTGTTAGGTGTGGACAGGTTGGAATCCCGCGTGCCATCTTCGTCGTTGTTCACGACGTATTTGGGGGTCAGCCCCAGTTCCTCGGTGCAGGTGAGGTACTGGACGCGGTTGCGGCTGATCTTCCCCAGCACCACACTGGGCCGCAGGATGTCGTCGATAGTTACAGTCGTTGGCATGGGTCGATCCTTCGGGGAAAATCAGTCGTTCCAGGTTAAATGAAACCAGCTCAACCCAGTGGATTAGGCTGGGGTTACAGTGTTTGGACCATGAGCGATGGCAATCCACGCTGTGCCAGCGTTGTTGGCGATCACCTCGACACAGGCTCCGACCTTATTGCCGGCTGTGGAGAAGGTGAGCGTGGTGGCTGCAATATCGTTGAAGCCGATAATGGTGTCGGCAGCGCCAGTGATGACCATGTTCTGGTTCACCGCGTTGAAGAATTTGAACCGCAATCCCACGGCCAGGGTGGGGAGGGTGAAGTTGACAGCACCACCTGCACCTTCCGTGGTGAACAGCGTGTTATTGTCTGCCGCCGTCACGGTGTAGTCAGCGGTCTTGGCGACCACCTTGGTGAACGGCACGGTGTAGCTGACCAGGTCGTCATCCAGCATGAAGCGGGGGAACATGTGCCGACGCAGGTAAGCCGTCAGGCTGACCAACTGAGCTGCACGGAGCGGGCCGGAGAAGATGACCGGGACAAATTTGCTTTCTGCTGAACCACTGCCGGGATTCAGCATGTTCACGTCCTGGGCCAGCACTGCAACAGGGAACTGGCTGCCATCTGTAGCGCTGGGCAGACATGCTATGTGGAGGTTGCTGGCGGTAATCTTGCCGAGCACCAGACCCTTGCGGAGGGTGGTGGTAGGCGTGTTGCCCGCGTCCACGCAGGCAGAACTCAGGGTGACGCGGCCAAAGATCCATGGCCAGTTGCCGGTTCCGCCCCAGCCAAGCTCTTTTTCGGCGGTCTGGAAGATGTCAGTTCCGCCTGTCGGAAGTCCCTGTGCGAAATCGTGCATGGCTAATCATCCTTCAATGGTCTGGGGTGGCTGAATCCTGCAGGATGGGGCTTAGTCGATGCCCCATTCCTTTCTTTGTTTTTCCACAGCTTCGTCGCGGGCTTTCTTGGCCTCGGCGGCGGCGGTTGTCGGATTGGGCACGTCCGTCAGTTCGGTATCCGTGGCCAGTTCGTGTGGCTTGGGCAGGTTGCGTTCCGCGAACGTGAGCAACCGGTGCAGGTGAGTGTCAATCACCTTGCCATCGTCGGGGTTGACGGAAAGTTCCAGCTTGGGCACCTGGCCCAAAAAGTCCTTGTAATCGTCATCACTCAGGCCCCGTTTCTTCAGGGCTTCGATGCGGGCCTTGAGGCCTTCGCGGGTGCTGGCGTCCAGGTTGCGGGCAGCCTGGCCGGCCCAGCCTTTTTCCTTGATGGCCGTGCTGAGCATCATGCCGGATGCGGTGCCGTTGGCGGGGTTGGGTGCGTCCACAAGCTCATCCTCCTGGGCGGGCCCGGCAATCACGCACGCAGCTGCATGCAGGAGTTCCAGGGCTTCTTCTGCTGAGCCGGGCACCTTATCGGGCAACCCAATTTTCAGCTTCTCGCCAATTTCCTTGAATAGCTCCGACACGGGCTTACTGGTGGACGGCTTTTCTTTTTCCTTCTCCGTGGCCTCCGGTGTGTCGGTGGCTTCCGGTTCGGTTTGTTTTTTTTCGTCGTCCATATCAGTGCCCAAGTGTTTTGGCTTGCGGGGTTCAGTAGAACCATTCGCGTCGATAGCACCAAACCAGGTGGATGTACTGAGCAGCACGGGCTGAGCTGCAGGCTGAAAACCTTCCTGCCCCATGGCGACGGGCAGGGGGCATAAGGCGACGTGGATCAGAGCATCCTTGTGCAGTTCGCCCTGGCCGTCAGTCCAGTCAAAAAACCCTGCGGACACTTCACTGATCGCGGCTTCTTTTTTCTGGCCATCCACTTCCACGTCGTGAATCAGGTTGCCGTTTTCCACACGCTTAACAGCCGGAATCTCGGCTTCCATGTACACCTTGTCCTCGACACGTACGAGATCAAGGAGATCTCCGGCCTTGTATTTACTCTGGTGAAAACGCTGCTCATCCTGGCGGGCATGGGGATCGAGAGGCAGTGCCTGCGAGTTATGGCCCCAGGCCACGGGCACCTTGACGCCTTTTTCCTTGAGCTGGCGAAACTGTGCAATGCGCTGGTCGATGAATTCCGGCGTGGCATTCAGCACGCCGTTTTTGGTGTGGTGCTTGCCGATTCGCAGTAATTCTTTGCGGACTCGCATGGGCGACACTCGCTGGCTTTGGTTTCATCCGTGGCAATCACGATAATTGAGCCGCTGGTATCACTCCAAAACGAGGCGGGGAAATGGCACTGAATTACACCAATCTGTTCACCGACATCGGGGCCATCATCGCTGAAATTAACAGCTATCAGACCATGGCCGGAACCACACTCCCTGGTGATCGTGACACTCTCGAGGCAGACTTGGCGGGGTTTCTGGTGTGCACCAGCCGCTTGAAGCCGCTCTACGATGCCATGCAGAAACACTTCATCAGCCTGAGACAAGGGCTGGCCCAGATCGCCACGCTGCGGCTGCAGGACAAGGAAACGGTGCTCGACGAGCTGAGCTTGATCAGTAACGACACGACGGGCCTGCTGCGTGCCCTGTATCGCCAGATGGGCTTGGATTCTGAATCCGTGGATAGATCCACTGTCACTCTTGGCAGTGCCACCTATGCCGGCGCCAACAATGGCAACGGCAAAGTGTTTACTTCCAAGGTGCTCGATGGCTACAGCTCACCGGGCAATGGAATGCCGGCTTGCCAGCATTACAACGGCGCCGACAGCGAACTGTGCGTGCCCTCGGAAACCATCACCATGGTCTGCACGGCTGACAGCGAAATGGATGGTCGGCAGGAAGGTTCGGAATCATGGACGATCCAGGGCGGGCCATCTTTCCCCAAACTCGGCTGGCAGGATGAAGGCAGCGGAAGTGGCACGTTCTCAACGTTCAACAACCAGGGCAGCCTGGTGAATAATAAAGATTTTGAAACCTGGAGCACCAATACGCCGACAGGTTGGACCTTGACCACGGGAGCGGCTGGGGTGACGAAAGAGTCCACCACTATTTTCCGTGGCACCTATGCCCTGAAGTTCGCCGGCAATGCGTCGCTATTACTCGATTTGAACCAGGCTGTCAGCCCGTCGCGTCTGAAGGCCCGGCAACGTTACATGCTCTCTCTGGCGGTGAAAGCCAGTGGTGTGCCGGCGGCGGGCAACCTGGTGGTGAAATTTACTGGCACCGGCTACACGGCTGCCAGTTCGGAAAAGATAGATATAGCTGCAGGATCGATGCCCACCAGTTGGACGCTATACAACTGCTTTATCAACCTGCCGTCGGTGCTTCCGTCCGACTGGAAGCTGTCGATTACTGTCACCGGGCCCCTGAGCAACGGAACCAACCTGTTCCTGGACAGCATCTGTTTCGCTCCCGTCCGCTGGCACGGCGGGTTCAACTTTGGGCTGGTGTCTGGTAGCAGCCCCTGGCTCCGGGGTGACCGGATCACCTTCACCGTTGCTAATGACGCCGCTGGCACCTTCCAGGAGTTTTTCCGCCGGTGGTTCGGGTTTCAGCTCGTCAGTGCTGGGGGTGGCGGGGAGACGATCGACGATGCCCTGGCCGCTTAACTCTGGTGGCCAGGCCACGGTGAAGTCCTTCCCGTTTGCTGGGTCAATTCCCACATAGAGCTTTCTGGGTGTCTGGAGTTCTTTCCACAACTCCACCTCTTCCGGACTGGCGAACCGCTCGATGCCCTTCTGCTTCCCGCTGGTGTAGATCACCCACCACTGGTGGTATTTGCCTCGCGCTTCCAGCTTGAATTCCAGCATGATTTACCCCGTGGTGGCCATGATTGAGCCGAATTGCTCGCTTAAATCCAGAACATTGTAAGCCAGGGTGTCCACCTGGTCTGTGTAGACATCCAGTGTATCGTCGCCGGTGAACATTTCCAATTCCGAGAACCAGCCCTCCAGCCAGGGTGGGCCGGGATCTCGCGGGACAAAGATCTCTGCCTGGCTTGCTTTGGTGATCGATGGGGTGGCACGTGTCAGCTTGGATTTCCCCTTCGGCTCGACTTCCTTGATCACGCACATGTTGGGATACTTCGTGCGGTCGCGGGCTTCGTTCACCAGGGCCATCTGGAAGCCGTTCGACTCGAAACCGGCGTACATCGGATTCCATCGCTGGGACAACTGGTAAAGCCGGGGGATAATCCCTTCGACGGGCAGCTTTTCCAGCACCACGTCCAGGATAAACAGGCGGCTTTTGGAGTCCTGGGCTGTGACCAGGAAACAGGTGTTTTTCGACTGTTTCTTGGCACGGTTCGCGGGGTCCACCCAGATCGTGATCGTCAACCCAGCCTTGTAAACCAGGTTGTCAGCTCCGAAGTATCCTTCGCCGGCGATCAGCGCGTCCCCAATGTCGTTGTACCGTGGGAACCAGTCGCGGTTGTAGCGGCCCTGGCCGTGTACCGTCATATCCCCTTCTTCGAGCTGCATACGGGTGACCGGGTCCAGCTCAGCCAGGGAGAGCTTGTAATCTGCGATGTCACCGTGGGGGTTGTCCTGCATGCGCGCGGGGATGAACGCCCGGCCCTGGTTCCACCACACCTGCGAGAAATAGCGGTTGCGGTCTTTACGCTGGCACTCCAGGGCCTCGGCACTGCAGTATCGATACTTCACCCAGGCACCGAGCTGGTCCACTGGTGGATTGAACGCAATGCGAATGCGGCTGGGGATGTGCTGGTCAGCTTTCAGGCGGCGTAAGCGGCTGATGAGGTAGATCGCGGGCTGGCTGGGTGTCAGGTGGCCTTCATCCGTGCCAATGAAGTGGTACTCGGCTGAGTTGTGGGCCAGGGCGTCCGCCATATTGCTGCCCTGGGCAAACTTGATCTTGGCACCAGAATAGAACTCGAACTGGTGCTGCTGGGCGTTCCATTTCACCCCGGGCTTGCCTTGCCACCACTTCAAAGCTCGATCGAGAATAGCATTCGGCTTTTTCATGTCTTCCAGCGTCTTCCGGAAGATCAATGCCGCGTAATTGGGGATGTCGTGGTACATCACTGCGGCTGCCAGCATCGCCTGGGTTTTGCCACCGAATGCCGCTCCACCATATCCCACTTCGCGCACGTCATTGTGCAGTAGAAACAGGGCTTGGCGAGGGCTGGGCTTAAACGGGATGTACGGGTTCTGCAGGACTCTCTGGTGAAACGTCTGCAGCACTCTGGCCAGCGATTGATTTTCTGTACAGTTCGAGGCTGGCGAAGTAGGGGGCGAGATCGGCTGGGTCGGGCCGGGGTGTATCATCAGGCTTTTCTTCAGTAGGCTCTGGAAGCACTGCTGGCACCTGGGAAGGCTTACTCATTTCCCGCACTACCCCCAGCAGTTTCAGCCTCTGATCTTGCCATTTTCGCTTCTCTACACTGAAACGCGGGTCCGGTGCGGAGGTCACCACCTCGTCAGATTTCTGTTTATTCTTGCCACGTCCTGCTGATACCGTTCGCTCAGTCAACTGCTTGCGTGACTCCTCATAGGCCAGGCAGGCTTCCTTGTAGGCGCTGTCGGCAATCATCAGCTCACGGACCAGTCGGTCCTCATAGAAATCCACCGCTTCCTGGCGGTAGTATTCGATCACGGTCTTGATGTCAGCCTGTACTGTTTTGTAGCTGACTCCCCAGCCTCTTTTCCCCTTCGGGTCCGCCTTCTCGAGTTCCTTTAATCTTTGCGAAATCGCCCGGGTGGATAACTGCTGGTGGTACAGCATGGCTACGTGGGCCTGCCGCTCACTGAGCTGGAGTTGTTTACGCGGCGAAACGATCATCGTGGGAAGTTACCTTGGGGAACGCTCAACAGTTTAGCAATTTATTCAGATTACGGCGTAAATCTGGTGCTAATGTGCCCAGGGAATCGTACTCCAACCCAGGGGCAGAGGGGAAATATGATCACTACTGAACAGCCATCCACCGAAATTGGGAGTAGTCGACTACCCCTTTCTACTCCCTCAGGTGCACCATTTGCTCATTTTGCATCTCGCCTTGACTTAAAATCGCGCTTGATTTATGTGGTTTTCGTTCTGGCACGGTGTTACATTTCATTCTCACACGGTAGAAGTCACTGGTTCGAATCCAGTAACGCCCATTTAGTTTGAAGCGTACTTTCTCCTTGCAACTCATTTCGCACACCAGTACATTTTGAAATGTTCTATTTATCCAGGAGCGTTTCATGGCTGGTAAAGTCCGTGTAGCAATTGTCGGCTTGGGTTTCGGCGCGGAATTCATTCCCATTTATCAGGATCATCCTGATGCTGAAATGTATGCCATCTGCCGGCGCGACAAGGCGGCACTTGAAGCGTGTGGCAACCAGTTCGGTGTCGCCAAACGCTATAGCAGCTACGATGAATTGCTCAAAGACCCCAATATTGATGCTGTTCACATCAACAGCCCTATTCCAGATCATGCCCGCCAATCCATCGCGGCTCTAAACGCCGGCAAACATGTGGCCTGCACCGTACCAATGGGTGTCTCCATCGAAGAGTGCAAACAGGTAGTGGAAGCCCAACGGAAGTCGGGCAAGGTCTACATGATGATGGAAACAGTCGTCTATAGCAGGGAATACCTCTTTGCCAAAGACTTGTACGACCGTGGTGTGCTGGGGCGCATCCAGTTCCTTCGAGGCAGTCATCAACAGGATATGGACGGCTGGCCTGAATACTGGCCTGGCCTGCCTCCCATGTGGTATGCCACCCATTGCGTCAGTCCCTGTCTGGCCATCCTCAGCGACCCTGCAAAGAACCAGGTAGCCATGGCTGAGAGTGTAGTCTGTCACGGCTCAGGCCGCATCCGCGACGAACTGATCAAGAAGTACAACAGCCCGTTCGCCATCGAGACAGCAACATTCAAGATCAAAAGCAGCGACGTGGCCGCAGAAGTCACCCGCAGCCTGTTCGACACCGCTCGCCAATACCGCGAAAGTTTCGATGTCACTGGCAGCAACGTCAGCTTCGAATGGCAACAAGTGGAAGGGGAAGAACCAGTACTGCACATGCGTGGCTTGCCTGAACCGCAAATCCCCCGCCGGGTGAAAGTGCCAGATTTCGCAGGCAGATTGCCCGAAGGTATTCGCAAGTTCACCGGTGCCATTCACGATGCTACTCATCTCAGCTTCCTGCAAGGCGCAGGTCACGGCGGCAGTCATCCGCATTTGGCACACAACTTCCTGATGGCTGTGCTAGGCAAACAATCTGCCTTCCCCGACGCTCCGACAAGTGCCAACTGGACCATGGTAGGCATCTGCGCTCATGATTCCGCGATGAAAGGCGGCGCCAGGGTCGAAATTCCGCAATTATAACAAGAGC belongs to Planctomycetia bacterium and includes:
- a CDS encoding head decoration protein — its product is MHDFAQGLPTGGTDIFQTAEKELGWGGTGNWPWIFGRVTLSSACVDAGNTPTTTLRKGLVLGKITASNLHIACLPSATDGSQFPVAVLAQDVNMLNPGSGSAESKFVPVIFSGPLRAAQLVSLTAYLRRHMFPRFMLDDDLVSYTVPFTKVVAKTADYTVTAADNNTLFTTEGAGGAVNFTLPTLAVGLRFKFFNAVNQNMVITGAADTIIGFNDIAATTLTFSTAGNKVGACVEVIANNAGTAWIAIAHGPNTVTPA
- a CDS encoding major capsid protein; this translates as MPTTVTIDDILRPSVVLGKISRNRVQYLTCTEELGLTPKYVVNNDEDGTRDSNLSTPNSVELPARAGLYDIFDRPQDGVNVVGPGAPAELVAPQVVGQVAYRVARFHPAMLFKYDEMNQRRSIGQAANVLDKGGATYVSNQANTLGLRTLNSLEIMTLGMMRDSLYLEPTGAPDAYKLSFTAGTNPIRINFQMPAGNKLKLDMLGSGDIVATSWDNLAAPILADLHAISAAFVKLCGRPLRKVMVNSKGWMNIINNTEVRTAAGTATSPYNSYEVNEEKMADGIRRATAKATLKTLPGVEFIINDEWITVAGTAVQKIPDANAFFCTDTNDVFKLGYYSEQIAEQPGQPPMFKDAFSTWWEHKSDPSGVKLYYLMNCIPMNLVPNASAWGTVVY
- a CDS encoding Gfo/Idh/MocA family oxidoreductase; this encodes MAGKVRVAIVGLGFGAEFIPIYQDHPDAEMYAICRRDKAALEACGNQFGVAKRYSSYDELLKDPNIDAVHINSPIPDHARQSIAALNAGKHVACTVPMGVSIEECKQVVEAQRKSGKVYMMMETVVYSREYLFAKDLYDRGVLGRIQFLRGSHQQDMDGWPEYWPGLPPMWYATHCVSPCLAILSDPAKNQVAMAESVVCHGSGRIRDELIKKYNSPFAIETATFKIKSSDVAAEVTRSLFDTARQYRESFDVTGSNVSFEWQQVEGEEPVLHMRGLPEPQIPRRVKVPDFAGRLPEGIRKFTGAIHDATHLSFLQGAGHGGSHPHLAHNFLMAVLGKQSAFPDAPTSANWTMVGICAHDSAMKGGARVEIPQL